The genomic interval GCGTGGATCACGCCGGTGCCGGGCGGCGTCGGACCGATGACAGTCGCCACCCTGCTCGAGAATGCCATTGATTCGGCTGACAAATTTCATTTGTAATCAATCTGTAATACCAGCAGTCCAATCTGATACTTTAATTTGATTAAAGGAGCGTCAATGGTTTCCAGGAAGTCGGCCAAGCAATGCAAACTTTTCGTGCTGGATACAAATGTGCTGATGCACGACCCGACCAGCCTGTTCCGCTTCGAGGAACACGATATTTACCTGCCGATGATGACCCTGGAGGAACTCGACAACAACAAGAAAGGTGTATCGGAGGTGGCGCGCAACGCCCGCCAGGCAAGCCGCTTTCTGGACGAGATCGTCAGCGGCGCGAAGAACGGAATAGAGGACGGCATTTCGCTCAAGGGGCACCGCGGCGGCAGCGCCTCCGGAAAACTGTTTCTGCAGACCGAGGCGATCAGCGGTGAATTGCCGGCCAACTTCCCGATAGGCAAGGCCGACAACCAGATTCTCGCCGTGGTGATGCACCTGCACCGGCAGCAGAACAAGCGCAAGGTGATCCTGGTCAGCAAGGACATCAACATGCGCATCAAGGCCCGTGCGCTTGACCTGGCGGCCGAGGACTACTTCAACGACAAAGTGCTGGAAGACACCGATCTTCTTTACACCGGCACACGCGAGCTCGCTGCGGATTTCTGGGACCGCCACAGCAAGGACATGAAGTCGTGGCAGGACGCTGGGCACACCATGTACCGCCTGACCGGCCCGCTCTCTTCCAACCTGTTCATCAACGAACTGGTCTACCAGGAAGACCCCAAGCCCTTCTACGCCCTGGTCAAGGAGCAGAGCGGCGACACCATGGTGTTGCAGACGCTCAAGGACTACAGCCATCTCAAGAACTCGGTATGGGGCATCACGGCCCGCAACCGTGAGCAGAATTTCGCGCTCAATTTACTGATGAACAAGGACATCGACTTCGTTTCCCTGCTCGGACAGGCCGGCACCGGCAAGACCCTCCTGACCCTGGCAGCCGCGTTGCAGCAGACCCTGGACCAGAAGCTTTACTCCGAAATCATCGTCACCCGCGTCACCGTTCCGGTGGGCGAGGACATCGGCTTCCTGCCGGGTACCGAACTGGAGAAGATGAGCCCGTGGATGGGTGCGCTGGAAGACAACCTCGACGTGCTGAACAAAACGGATGAAGAAGCCGGAGAATGGGGCCGTGCCGCCACTCAGGACCTGATTCGCTCGCGAATCAAGATCAAGGCGCTGAATTTCATGCGCGGACGTACCTTCCTGAACAAGTTTCTGATCATCGACGAGGCGCAGAACCTTACGCCCAAGCAGATGAAAACCCTCATCACCCGCGCCGGCCCCGGCACCAAGGTGGTCTGCCTGGGCAACATCGCGCAGATCGACACGCCCTATCTCACCGAAGGCAGTTCGGGCCTGACCTATGTAGTGGATCGCTTCAAAGGCTGGCCGCACAACGGCCATGTCACCCTTATGCGCGGCGAACGGTCACGCCTCGCCGACTACGCCTCAGAAGCGCTCTAGTGTACTGTTTCACGCTAAACGGCGCTTTCAGCGAGACCCTGAGCGGTCATATGCAAGACGCGCGTGCGCCGGAATAGTCACTCTATTCCAAGTACGTGCAACGCCGCAGATGACCGCTCAGGGTCTCGCCCGAAGGGAGCCCTCCCAAAAGCGCCCTGACTGCGTTGCGGTGCTTGGCAAGGGGACGGCCATTGCCGGCGCACCACGCCTTGCCATGTCACTTTTGGGTGGGCTCTGAAAGTGCCGTTTAGCGTGAAACAGTACACTTGCCTTCCGCCCTCTCGCCCGTCACTTTTCCAGTTCGTCGCAATAGCGCTGGTAGTGACGGGCGAACATGGCTTCCAGTTCATCGACCACTTCGGCAGCCAGCTTGCCGTGCATCAGATGCCCCGTCATGTGCTCGGACGTCTCATGGAACAGCTTGTTCTGATCCAGCATGGGATAAGTCGCGCGCAAGCGCTTGATTGCCTTGACTACGCTCTCCTGTTCCGGGCGCGCAACCTCCACCGGTTGAGCCGGTTTTTGAGAGGGCGAGAGCGTGCCACGGGTAGCGAGAAATTCCATGAAAGCGCTCACCGTCTGCTGCTGCTCGTCGCTCAGCGCACGGAAGAGATGAAGAGCCTTTTTTTCGGAGGGAGTAAGAGAAACGCCACCACGCATTAACATTGCTGTATCTTCTATTTAAACGCAATAACGTTCTGCTTTTAGTCTTTTAATCGCGTTTCCGCATAATCCAGGAACGCCTGGAGCAAGCGCGAGCGGAATTTTCCTTCCGCGTACACCACCGACAAGGGCCGAATCAAGGGTGGATTTAACGGAATCGCCACCAGTTCGCCAAGCTTGAGTTCTTTCAGAATGGTCGAGCGCGACACGATGGCAATGCCAAGTCCGGCTTCCACCGCACCCTTGATCGCCTCCAAACTGCCCAATTCCATGGCGATATGCAGGTCTTCGGGATTAACGCCGCCGAGGCGGAAATAGTCATCCACCACATTGCGCGTGCCGGAGCCAGTTTCCCGGCTGATATAGGGCTGTTCGGCCATTTGCACAGGCGCGATATCGTGGTACTTGGCAAACGCATGTTGCGGCGAGCAGATCATCACCAGTTCATCCTGGCAACACACGATGCTTTTCAGATGCGGGTGCTGCGAAGGCGCCTCGATCAGCCCCACGTCCAGGGTATGGTCGGCGACCTTGTTCTCGATGGTTTCCGAATTGGCCACCGTGAGGCGCGCCTGCACGTGCGGATAGCGCACCTTGAAATCGCCAAGCTTGCGCGGCAACATGTATTCCGCGATGGTCGTGCTGGCTCCCAGCATCAGGATGCCGCTGACCTGGCCGGTCATCTCCCCCATCCGGGTTTCCAGTTCGGATGTCAGGTTTAGAATGCGCTCGGCGTAATCAAGCACAAGATCACCCGCCGGTGTCAGGCTGATCTTGCTGTGGCTGCGTTCGAACAACCGCGTATTGAAATGTTCTTCCAGCTGTTTGACTTGGAAAGTCACGGCGGGCTGAGTCATGAACAGCAACTCTGCTGCTTTGGTGAAACTGAGTTGCTTGGCAACCGTGTAAAAGACCTGAAGACGGCGATCTGCCATGTTAAATCCATGCTCGTGTTAATCTGAGCCGCATATTCAATCATAAAACGCCGCTCATGAATAGATTTATAATATGACGGCAAAAGATAACCTTATCCCTTTACATGACAAACGAAACTAATCAGGAAAAGATCGACTTCTTCATGGCCGCAGCACTCGAGCTGGCGCAGCGTGGCGGCGCTCTGGGCGAAGTGCCGGTAGGAGCGGTCGTGGTGTACCAGGAGCAGATCATCGGACGCGGATTCAATGCCCCGATCAGCAGCCACGACCCTACGGCTCATGCCGAAATCCAGGCCATGCGGGACGCCGCCCAACGTATTGGCAATTACCGCCTGGTGAACTGCGATCTCTATGTCACGCTCGAACCCTGCACCATGTGCGCCGGCGCCATCATGCATGCCCGCATCAAGCACCTTTTTTATGGCGCCAGAGACCCCAAGACCGGCGCTTGCGGCAGCATCGTCGACCTGTTCGAGGAGCAGCGCCTGAATCACCATGCAAGCGTAACCGGTGGCGTTCTCGCAGCCCAGTGCGGGACCATGCTGTCAGACTTTTTTGCAGAGCGCCGCCGGCTGCAAAAACGCGCCAGGGAAAGCCAGGAATAAACGCACGCTGAAGGGTGTCGGACCAGATGCGAATCTGCAGGGTAACGTTTACCTACAGAGGGATTCCCACCTAGATTTGACATTTATTGCCATCGGGATTAATTTGAAATGGTATGTGCCGGTCTCAAAAAACCGGCAAAAGCACCAACAACTGGTTGTCTCAAGGAGTCGCCATGTCTAGGTACGCTTCACTGCCGGTTTACGAGGTTGAATTCATTCCGGCCGAGCGCAGAATCACGCAAAGGTGCAGCCCGCTCCAGCGAATCAACGACCCGCTCCCCTCTGGCGAGCGCAGGACGTCGCCGGGACGCCGGGCGGACGACTGGTATGCGTATTTCGCTGCCGGACTCTCACCGGTAACCAAGTACGGCCACTGAGCCCGAGGTATCTCCCGTTGCGCCATCGATTGCAGGGACTGAAGCCCAGGCGTCCCATAAACGAGAGAGTTCGTTTTGCGCCGCCTGAAAACAAAAAAGCCACTCAGAAAGTGGCTTCATGTTTGGTTGTTCTGGTCGGGGCGAGAGGATTTGAACCTCCGACCACTTGCACCCCATGCAAGTACGCTACCAGGCTGCGCTACGCCCCGAAGGACGCCATTATAGACAAAAAGCCCCTGCGTAGCCAGCCCGAATATTTGATAAATCGCGACTAGGCCCGCAATAATTCCAATACACTTTTAATTTCGGCACGGATGAAGGAAAAATCAGGGTGAGTGGATAGCGACGCTTCAACGTGTTCTTCGACCACGTGTGAGACCTTGGTGCCGGCGCCTTCGTCCAATCGGTTGCGGGCGCCGCTGATGGTAAAACCTTGCTCATAAAGGAGTTCGCGAATACGACGGATCAGCAGCACTTCGTGGTGCTGATAGTAGCGTCGGTTGCCACGCCGCTTGACTGGTTTGAGCTGGGTAAATTCCTGTTCCCAGTATCTCAGCACATGCGGCTTGACGCCGCAAAGCTCGCCCACCTCACCGATGGTGAAGTAACGCTTTGCGGGAATCGGGGGCAGTTCAGACTGCGGCGTTATTTCCGGCATATGACTCTTCCACTAATGCCTTGAGTTTTTGGCTGGCGTGAAACGTTACTACACGGCGTGCGGTAATCGGAATTTCTTCCCCGGTTTTAGGATTTCTGCCGGGACGCTGCGGCTTGTCGCGCAATTCGAAATTGCCGAAGCCGGAAAGCTTCACACCGTCGCCGTCCTCAAGTGCCAGGCGAATTTCCTCAAAGAACGATTCCACCATGTCTTTAGCCTCACGTTTGTTGAGGCCAACTTGTTCAAACAGCATATCGGCCAATTCGGCTTTGGTGAGTGTCATTAATTATTCCTTAAGCTCGCAGTGTCGCGTTGAAGCGGGTCGCCAGAACCTCTTTAATCCGGGCAAGTGCCGCTTCGACTTCTTCATCAGTTAATGTTTTTCGAGTATCTTGCATCAGCACTTTGAATGCAAGACTTTTTTTACCTAAATCAATACCTTTGCCACGATATACGTCAAACAACATGAGATCCGTGACGGACTCCGGCAATTGCTCGCGCATGCCGTCGAGCAGCGTTTGCACATCGACACCCTCTTCCACCACTACAGCCAGATCGCGCCTCACTGGCGGAAATTTGGAAACCTCGCTGAACCTCGGAATTCGACGCCGCATCAGCGGGCTTAATTCCAGTTCAAACATCACCGCCGACTGCGGCAGATCGTATTTCTGCTGCCAGCGCGGGTGCAAAGTGCCGATCCAGCCAATCGCCGCACCGTCCAGAAACACTTGCGCCGATTGCCCCGGATGCAGTGCGGGATGACTGGCTGCGTTGAAGTGCAATTCTGCCGGATGGCATAAGGCTTCGAGGTCGGCCTTTACATCGAAGAAATCGACCTGACGCAGCGCTTCGCCCCACTGCTCGGCTTTCGCTCCGCCGTAACACAAGCCGCCCAGGCGCTGCGGCTGCGAATAGGCATTTTCTCCGCCGGCGAAACAGCTCCCGATTTCATAAATCCGTACCCGATCGTGCCGACGGTTGAAGTTGAAACGCAGCACATCGAGCAATCCACCGAACAGTGTCGAGCGCATCACGCTCATCTGACTTGCAATGGGATTCTGCAAAGCGACGGGCGCTTCATTGCCGGCCAGATCGGATTCCCAGGCTTTATCCACAAAGCTGTAGGTCACGACCTCCTGGTAATCCCGCGCCACCAGGAACTGGCGTATGCGGTCAGTTCCCTGCACCGCTTCTGCTTGCGGCAGCAAACGTAAATCGCTGCGCGGCGGCAAGGCGGGGATATTGTCATAGCCATGAAGGCGTGCCAGTTCCTCGATCAGGTCGACCTCGATAGCCAGGTCGAAACGATAACTTGGGGGAGTGACGCAGTAGTTCCCTGCTTGTTCGCTGAAATCCAGGTGCAGGCGGCGCAGCAATCCGGAAATGACCGCATCGCTCAAATCGATACCCAGCACACGCCGCGCACGTTCGGCGCGCAGGACGATGGGATCGCGCTTCGGCAAGACACTGCAGACTTCCTGTACGCCCCCTGCCTCGCCGCCGCAGATGTCCAGAATCAGTTCGCTCGCGCGCTCCAGTGCCGTGCGCGTGGACGCGAAATCCACGCCTCGTTCGAAACGATAGGAGGAATCGGTTGAAACTCCGATGCGACGCCCCTTGCCGGCAATCACGTCCGGGTCGAAAAAGGCGCTTTCCAGAAAAATATCAGTTGTGCCATCCGTTACCGCGCTGCTCTCGCCACCCATGATACCGGCCAGCGCCAGAGCGCCCCCATCATCGGCCACCACCAGCATGTCCGGTGCCAATTCCACAACTTGCTGGTTGAGCAGTGCAACTTGCTCGCCATCCCGCGCGAAGCGCACCTGCAATCCGCCGCAGATTTTCGCCATATCGAATGCGTGCAGCGGCTGCCCTTGTTCCAGCATGACGTAGTTGGTGATATCCACCACCGGGTTGATGCTGCGTATGCCGCAACGTTCGAGGCGACGCACCATCCAGTCCGGCGTAACCGCGCCGGGTTTGATGCCTCGCACCACGCGCCCACAGTAGCGCGGACAGGCTGACGGTTCAGCCACGACGACCGGCAATGTGCCTGCCCCACCGGATGGCACGGACGCGACTGGCGGCAACGCCAAGTCGGCGCCCGTTACTGCGGCCACTTCGCGCGCCACGCCGAGCAGGCTGAGGCAATCGCTGCGGTTGGGCGTGAGTTTCAGGGTGAACAGCTTGTCGTCCAGGTCGAGGTAGGCACGAATCGATGTGCCGGTCGGCGCGTCGGATGGTAACAGCAGCAGCCCGCTGCTCTCTTCCGCCAGGCCCAATTCCTTGGCGGAACACAGCATGCCGAAGGACTCGATGCCGCGCACCTTGGCGCGCTTGATGGTCAGCCCGGGCAGTTCCGCACCGACCAGCGCACAGGGCACGCGCGCCCCAGCGTGAACGTTGCTTGCGCCGCACACGATTTGCAGCGTTTCGCCCGCGCCGACATTGACCTGGCAAACGTTGAGCCGGTCGGCATCGGGGTGTTTTTCCAGCGACAGCACTTCCGCCACCACGATCTTGTCGAACGCGGGGGCCACCGGCTCCAGCGCTTCCACTTCCAGTCCGGCCATGGTCAGGGCTTCGGACAGTTGATCGCTGTCCAGCGCAGGATTGACGAAGGTGCGTAACCAGTTTTCCGAGAATTTCATAACAAGCCGTCAGCTTTCAGCAAGCAGTTGTCAGCTAAACAGGCGCATGCCGCCGTTGGCTGAAAACTGATGTCCAGATTCAATTAAATTGTTTGAGAAACTTCAAATCGTTCTCAAAAAACAGGCGTAAGTCATTGACACCATAGCGCAACATGGCCAATCGTTCGACACCCAAGCCGAAAGCGAAGCCGATATATTTTTCACTGTCGATATTCACGTGCTTCAGCACGTTGGGGTGCACCATGCCGCAACCGCCAATCTCGAGCCAGCCGCCATTCCAGCTCATGTCCATCTCGGCCGATGGCTCGGTGAACGGAAAGAAGGACGGGCGAAAGCGGACTTGCAGGTCATCGCGTTCGAAAAAGCGCTGCAGGAAGTCCTGCACCACGCCTTTGAGGTTGGCGAAGCTGATCTCTTCATCGACCCACAGGCCTTCCACCTGATGAAACATCGGCGAATGCGTGGCATCGGAATCGACACGATACACACGCCCTGGCGCGATGATTTTCAGCGGCGGCTGGTTCGTTTCCATGTAATGCACCTGCACCGGCGAAGTATGGGTGCGCAGCATGTGCTGGGCATCCACGTAGAAGGTGTCGTGCATCGCCCGTGCCGGATGGTTTTCCGGAATATTGAGAGCAGTGAAATTGTAAAAATCCGACTCGATTTCAGGGCCTTGGGCCACATCGAAACCGATGGAATGGAACAATGATTCGATCCGCTCGAGCGTGCGCGTGACGGGGTGCAGACCGCCCCGACCGGCACCGCGCCCGGGCAAAGTCACATCCAGCGCTTCTTTCGCCAACTGGGCCTGCAATTGTTGCTCGCGCATCGCTTCGCGCCGGGCGGCAAGCGCCTGTTCCAGCTGTTCCTTGACCTGATTGATGCGCGCGCCAGCCGCGGGCCGCTCTTCGGGCGTCAGTTTGCCCAGCCCCTTCATTATTTCGGTCAAAGCGCCGCTTTTGCCGATATAACGCGCCTTGACCTGTTCCAGGTCGGCCGGGTTATCAATGCCGGCAAAAGCTGCCAGGCCTTGATTCAGAATTTCTTCGAGTTTTTCCATGATCATGCCGCCGAAATAAAAAAGGAGGCCGGAGCCTCCTTTTTCAGATGTTACCGCTTAAGCGCTGAGGCTGGCTTTGGCTTGCTCGGCAATCTTGGCGAATGCCGGCTTGTCGAAAACGGCCAGATCGGCCAGCACCTTGCGGTCCATGTCAATCATGGCTTTCTTGAGGCCGTTGATGAACACGCTGTAGGTCATGCCCAGTTCACGGGCTGCTGCATTGATACGCACGATCCACAGGGCGCGGAACTGGCGCTTGCGTTGGCGACGGTCACGGTAGGCATATTGACCGGCCTTCATCACCGCTTCTTTAGCGATGCGATAGACGTTCTTGCGACGACCGCGGTAACCCTTGGCCTGTTCCAGTACTTTCTTGTGACGGGCGCGTGCCGTTACACCACGTTTAACTCTTGGCATTGTCCGTCTCCTTAAGCGTAGGGCATCATGGCACGAATCTGACGCATGTTGCTCTCGGCAACCATGGTCGTACCGCGCAACTGGCGTTTACGTTTTGTGGTTTTCTTGGTCAGGATATGACGCAAGTGGGAATGGGTGCGCTTCACGCCGCCACCACCCAGAGTCTTGAAGCGCTTCTTGGCGCTACTCTTGGTCTTCATCTTAGGCATTTACAACTCCTAGTTTATAACATGGACCTGGGCGTTCCCCAACGGAGACACTTGTTAGCCTGGGTACCACTTGTTTTGCCCGTTAAGGGCATCACCACCACTGTAAGCTGCTAAAGCAGCAACATTGGTGCGATAGTCGCCAGCTTGGAGCTGACAACTGAATTCTTGCTGCTACTTTTTCTTGGGCGACAGCACCATCACCATCTGCCGACCTTCCATCTTGGGGAACTGCTCAACCGTGCCGAATTCGGCCAGATCGGCTTCGACTCTTTTCAGCAGTCTCATACCCAGTTCCTGATGGGTGATTTCACGCCCGCGAAAACGCAGGGTGATCTTCGTTTTATCGCCTTCTTCGAGGAAACGGACCAGGTTGCGCAACTTGACCAGGTAGTCGCCTTCGTCCGTACCGGGACGGAATTTCACTTCCTTGACCTGGATCTGCTTCTGCTTCAGCTTGGCTTCGTGCTGTTTCTTGCTTTCGCTGTATTTGAATTTTCCATAATCCATCAAGCGACAGACTGGCGGCTGCGCCGTGGGCGCAATCTCGACCAAGTCAATCTCGGCGTCTTCGGCCATCTGCATGGCAGCTGACAGACTTACGATACCGAGCGGCTCACCTTCCACGCCAACCAACCGGATTTCCTGTGCGGTGATTTCACCGTTGACCCGGCTTTCTTTTCCCTGAGCGATAGCTAAATCTCCAAATCAATTAAAAAACTAAGCCGCGCTTCCCTTATCGGCCAGGTCCTTGGATAACTGCTCCAGCAACGCTTCCAGCGGCATCTGGCCAAGGTCTTCGCCCTTGCGGGTTCGCACGGCAACTAGGTTGGAGGCCACTTCCTTGTCCCCTATTACCAGGAGATACGGCAGCCTCTGCATGCTATGTTCGCGAATTTTATAGGTAATCTTCTCATTTCTCAAGTCCAGATGGACGCGGAAGCCATTTTGTTTCAATTGTTCCGCCACCTGGCGCGCATATTCCGCCTGGGATTCCGAAATATTCAGTATCGCCATCTGCACCGGTGCCAGCCACAACGGCAGCGCGCCGGCATGGTTTTCGACCAGAATACCGATGAAACGCTCCAGTGAACCGAGAATCGCGCGGTGCAGCATCACCGGGGTCTTGCGCGTGTTGTCCTCGTCGACGAACTCGGCGCCCAGGCGGCCCGGCATGGAGAAGTCCACCTGTATCGTGCCGCACTGCCAGGAGCGACCTATGGCGTCCTTGATGTGGAATTCGATCTTGGGGCCGTAGAACGCCCCTTCGCCCGGCAATTCCACCCACGTCATGCCGGAAGCACTCAAGGCGGCGCGCAGAGCATTTTCGGACTTGTCCCAGATTTCGTCGGAGCCGACCCGGCTTTCCGGGCGCAACGCCAGCTTCACAGCCACGTCGTGAAAGCCGAAGTCCTTGTAAACCTTCAGCACCAGCGCGTTGAAAGCGGTCACCTCGGACTCGATCTGACTCTCAGTGCAGAAGATGTGGCCATCGTCCTGCACGAAGCCGCGCACGCGCATCAAGCCGTGCAGACCGCCCGACGGCTCGTTGCGGTGGCATGAGCCAAACTCGCCATAGCGCAGCGGCAGCTCGCGGTACGAGCGCAGGTCGGCATTGAATACCTGAATGTGGCCGGGGCAGTTCATCGGCTTGATCGCGTATTCATGTTTTTCCGACTCGGTGGTGAACATGCCGGCCTTGAAGTGTTCCCAGTGGCCGGATTTTTCCCACAGCACGCGGTCGATGATCTGCGGGCAGCGGATTTCCTGGTATCCGTGGTCGCGATACACGCCGCGCATGTACTGCTCGACCACCTGCCACATCGCCCAGCCCTTGGGATGCCAGAACACCATGCCCGGCGCCTCGTCCTGCATGTGGAACAGGTCGAGTTGCTTGCCGATCTTGCGGTGGTCGCGCTTTTCCGCCTCTTCCAGGCGGTGCAGATAGGCTTCCTGATCTTCCTTCTTGACCCATGCCGTGCCGTAGATGCGCTGCAGCATTTCGTTCTTCGAATCGCCGCGCCAGTAGGCGCCGGCCACTTTCATCAGCTTGAAGACCTTGAGCTTGCCGGTCGAAGGCACGTGCGGGCCGCGGCACAGGTCGGTAAAAGTGCCCTGGGTATACAGCGACAGGTCCTCGTCGCTGGGAATGGACTCGATGATCTGGGCCTTGTAGTGCTCGCCCAGGTTCTTGAAGAACGCGATGGCGTCGGAGCGCGACACCACTTTGCGCTCGACTTTCAGGTCGGCCTTGACGATTTCGGCCATTTTCTTTTCGATGGCCAGCAAATCTTCCGGCGTGAACGGCCGTTTGCAGGCGAAATCATAGAAGAAACCGTCCTCGATCACCGGTCCGATGGTGACCTGTGCTTCCGGAAACAGTTCTTTTACCGCCTGGGCCAGCAAATGGGCGGTGGAGTGGCGGATGACTTCCAGGCCTTGCGCATCCTTGTCGGTCACGATCGCCAACTCGGCATCGGATTCGATCAGGAAGGAAGTGTCGACCAGCTTGCCGTTTACCTTGCCGGCCAATGCCACGCGGGCCAGGCCAGCGCCAATATTTGCAGCCACGTCCGCGACCGTTACGGCTTGGTCAAATTTGCGTTCGGAACCATCGGGCAAACGAATTACTGGCATAACCGGGTCATCCAAGAAGAAATTTAGCGCAAAAACAAAAAATGCGGCCAAAGCCGCATTTTAGGTAAAGCTGGTAGGCGCGATTGGACTCGAACCAACGACCCCCACCATGTCAAGGTGATGCTCTAACCAGCTGAGCTACGCGCCTAGGGTGGCCGAATTATACGGAGAAGTTCCGAACAATTCAACGAAAACCTTTAGCGGGGTTTATCCCACCCATTTTCGGGCGTTGCGGAACATGCGCAGCCACGGTCCGTCCGCGTTCCAGCCATCGGGATGCCAGGAGTGCTGCACGGCGCGGAACACCCGTTCCGGGTGCGGCATCATGATGGTGAAGCGGCCGTCGGGCGTCGTCAGGCCGGTGATGCCGTCGGGCGAACCATTGGGGTTGAGCGGATAGGTTTGCGCCGGCTGGCCGCGATGGTCGACGTAGCGCAGCGCCACCTGCGCATTGCGCAGCGCATCCGGCGTCGCGAACTCGGCGTAGCCCTCGCCGTGGGCCACCACGATGGGCAGCCTGCTGCCCGCCATGCCGTCGAGGAACAGGGACGGGTTCTCGGGAATTTCCACGGACACGAAGCGCGCCTCGAACTGCTCGGACTTGTTGCGCACGAAATGCGGCCAGTTTTCCGCACCGGGGATGATCGAGTGGAGATTGCTCATCATCTGGCAACCGTTGCACACGCCGAGCGCAAAGGAATCGCTGCGCCGGAAAAAGCCCTCGAACTCGTCCCTGGCGCGGGTATTGAACAGGATGGACTTGGCCCAGCCCTCCCCCGCCCCCAGCACGTCGCCGTAAGAGAACCCGCCGCATGCCACCAGTCCCTTGAAGTCCCTGAGGGAAACACGGCCGGCGATGATGTCGCTCATGTGCACGTCAACAGCCGCAAAGCCGGCACGGTCAAAGGCGGCAGCCATCTCCACCTGGCCGTTGACGCCCTGCTCGCGCAGGATGGCCATGGCGGGGCGTACCCCGCTGTTGATATAGGGCGCGGCGATATCCTCGTTGATGTCGAATGTGGGTTGCGCCTGCAGACCGGGATCCGAAGCGTCGAGAATGCGGTCAAATTCCTCTTGCGCACACTCCGGGTTGTCACGCAGTTTCTGCATCTGGCTCGTGGTTTCAGACCAGGCACGCTGCAATTCGACACGGCTCTCGTGGAAAACTTCCGTCTCGTTGCGCATGATGCGCAGGCTATCGTCGCTGTTAAGCGAGCCGATGACGTGAAACTCGCTTCGCATGCCGGCATCGAAGAACGCGCGCATGACTGCTGGGGTATCGCTGCGCCGTACTTGCAGCAGGGCCCCGAGTTCTTCATTGAACAGCACCCCGAAGATGCGGCTCGAATAGCTGCCTGCGGGTATTTCCGGCTCGGCCGTGCCGTTCTCTTCCACATCGCTGCGGATCTGCTCGTAACAAAGCTCGTCCACGTCGAGCGTCACGCCGACATGGCCGGCAAACATCATTTCGCACAAGGTCACCAACAGGCCGCCATCGGAACGGTCGTGGTAGGCAACGATGGCACCTTCCCGGTTGAGCTTCTGGACCGTCTGAAAAAACGACCTGAGATGTCCAGCGACCAGAACGTCCGGCGCGTCGTCGCCCACCTGGCCGTATACCTGTGCCAGCGCCGAACCACCGAGGCGCGCCCGGCCACGACCGAGGTCGATCAGGATCAGGTCCGTGTCGCCCACATCGCTGCGCAGCTGCGGGGTCAGGGTGCGGCGTGCGTCCGGTGTGGGCGCGAAGGCGGTGATGATGAGCGACAGTGGCGAAGTCACAGCCTTTTTGTCGCCGTCGTCTTCCCACACCGACTTCATCGACATGGAATCCTTGCCGACTGGGATGCTTACCCCGAGCTCCGGGCAGAATTCCATGCCCACTGCGTGCACGGTGTCGTACAAGCCGGCATCCTCGCCCGGATGTCCGGCCGCCACCATCCAGTTGGCGGACAGCTTGATGTCGCCGATGTCGTCGATCAGGGCGGCGGCGATGTTGGTCACCGCCTCGCCGATCGCCATGCGGCCGGAAGCCGGCGCATCGAGCAGCGCCAGCGGGGTGCGCTCGCCCATGGCGAAGGCTTCGCCGACATACGTGTCATAGCCCATGGTGGTCACGGCCACGTCCGCGACCGGCACCTGCCAGGGGCCGACGAACTGGTCGCGCGCGGTGAAGCCGCCCACGGTGCGGTCGCCGATGCTGATG from Sulfurimicrobium lacus carries:
- the purL gene encoding phosphoribosylformylglycinamidine synthase; the encoded protein is MTSQANLPRAISLRGRNALSPFRYDKLMRALAGSVPAISHVYAEYWHFVAAARPLDASEQERLAQILTYGPAAQEEQPQGELLLVTPRFGTISPWSSKATDIARHCGLEAVERIERGIAFYVQKRDGAALTAQDKAALLPLIHDRMTETVLGDFAQAEQLFHHVEPQPLRSVDILGGGAAALEAANREWGMALSGDEIEYLVENFTRIGRNPTDVELMMFAQANSEHCRHKIFNADWVIDGKQQPHSLFGMIRNTHAKAPRGTVVAYSDNSSVIEGADIARFYPDADGKRYRYVTEKTHILMKVETHNHPTAISPFPGAATGSGGEIRDEGATGTGSKPKAGLSGFSVSNLNIPGFKQPWEGDYGKPGRIASALQIMLEGPIGAAAFNNEFGRPNLSGYFRTFEQEVAGEMRGYHKPIMLAGGVGNIADRHSFKGDVTPGALLIQLGGPGMLIGLGGGAASSMDTGSNAENLDFDSVQRGNPEMQRRAQEVIDRCWQMGDGNPILSIHDVGAGGISNALPELVHGSGRGGRFNLRAVPSEEPGMSPMQIWSNESQERYVLAIAPQSLELFAAMCERERCPFAVIGEATSEAQLVVEDSYFKNTPVDMDMHVLLGKPPRMTRNVAHAERALTPFDVERLELKEAAYRVLRLPTVGDKTFLISIGDRTVGGFTARDQFVGPWQVPVADVAVTTMGYDTYVGEAFAMGERTPLALLDAPASGRMAIGEAVTNIAAALIDDIGDIKLSANWMVAAGHPGEDAGLYDTVHAVGMEFCPELGVSIPVGKDSMSMKSVWEDDGDKKAVTSPLSLIITAFAPTPDARRTLTPQLRSDVGDTDLILIDLGRGRARLGGSALAQVYGQVGDDAPDVLVAGHLRSFFQTVQKLNREGAIVAYHDRSDGGLLVTLCEMMFAGHVGVTLDVDELCYEQIRSDVEENGTAEPEIPAGSYSSRIFGVLFNEELGALLQVRRSDTPAVMRAFFDAGMRSEFHVIGSLNSDDSLRIMRNETEVFHESRVELQRAWSETTSQMQKLRDNPECAQEEFDRILDASDPGLQAQPTFDINEDIAAPYINSGVRPAMAILREQGVNGQVEMAAAFDRAGFAAVDVHMSDIIAGRVSLRDFKGLVACGGFSYGDVLGAGEGWAKSILFNTRARDEFEGFFRRSDSFALGVCNGCQMMSNLHSIIPGAENWPHFVRNKSEQFEARFVSVEIPENPSLFLDGMAGSRLPIVVAHGEGYAEFATPDALRNAQVALRYVDHRGQPAQTYPLNPNGSPDGITGLTTPDGRFTIMMPHPERVFRAVQHSWHPDGWNADGPWLRMFRNARKWVG
- the thrS gene encoding threonine--tRNA ligase, with protein sequence MPVIRLPDGSERKFDQAVTVADVAANIGAGLARVALAGKVNGKLVDTSFLIESDAELAIVTDKDAQGLEVIRHSTAHLLAQAVKELFPEAQVTIGPVIEDGFFYDFACKRPFTPEDLLAIEKKMAEIVKADLKVERKVVSRSDAIAFFKNLGEHYKAQIIESIPSDEDLSLYTQGTFTDLCRGPHVPSTGKLKVFKLMKVAGAYWRGDSKNEMLQRIYGTAWVKKEDQEAYLHRLEEAEKRDHRKIGKQLDLFHMQDEAPGMVFWHPKGWAMWQVVEQYMRGVYRDHGYQEIRCPQIIDRVLWEKSGHWEHFKAGMFTTESEKHEYAIKPMNCPGHIQVFNADLRSYRELPLRYGEFGSCHRNEPSGGLHGLMRVRGFVQDDGHIFCTESQIESEVTAFNALVLKVYKDFGFHDVAVKLALRPESRVGSDEIWDKSENALRAALSASGMTWVELPGEGAFYGPKIEFHIKDAIGRSWQCGTIQVDFSMPGRLGAEFVDEDNTRKTPVMLHRAILGSLERFIGILVENHAGALPLWLAPVQMAILNISESQAEYARQVAEQLKQNGFRVHLDLRNEKITYKIREHSMQRLPYLLVIGDKEVASNLVAVRTRKGEDLGQMPLEALLEQLSKDLADKGSAA